A single window of Periplaneta americana isolate PAMFEO1 chromosome 14, P.americana_PAMFEO1_priV1, whole genome shotgun sequence DNA harbors:
- the LOC138713807 gene encoding RNA exonuclease 4 — protein sequence MSNENKSAECSKNNQSVKGTKGTINKVKKQRKKIKNMKEHTVNNLANYVKQDVFSSNWKTFKQNAGNFEKNSERKVGVTKVENKRYRDYRKNKSADMPKSVSSATQNKDKCTTSDSKEITKVIAIDCEMVGIDTGKDNMLARVSLVNKFGNCIYDKYVLPSEPVVDYRTHVSGIRPKDLHQGERFDIVQKEVADILKDRILVGHAIRNDLKVLFLGHPRKSIRDTSRFRVFREVSKGSTPSLRKLSEELLGVKIQEGEHDSVVDARAAMQLYLMYRKEWEKSLHNKRKTTGKSP from the coding sequence atgtcaaATGAAAATAAGTCTGCAGAATGTAGTAAAAATAATCAAAGTGTAAAAGGAACGAAAGGGACTATTAATAAAGTCAAGAAGCAAAGGAAGAAAATCAAGAATATGAAAGAACATACAGTGAATAACTTGGCAAATTATGTGAAACAGGATGTATTTTCAAGTAACTGGAAGACCTTCAAACAAAATgcaggaaattttgaaaaaaatagtgAAAGGAAGGTGGGGGTAACCAAAGTGGAAAATAAACGATATCGTGATTATCGTAAAAATAAATCTGCTGATATGCCTAAGTCAGTATCTTCAGCCACACAGAATAAGGACAAGTGTACGACTTCAGACAGCAAAGAAATAACAAAGGTGATTGCCATAGACTGTGAGATGGTAGGAATTGATACAGGAAAGGACAATATGCTAGCAAGAGTGTCGTTGGTGAACAAATTTGGGAATTGTATTTATGATAAATATGTGTTGCCTTCAGAACCTGTGGTAGATTACAGAACTCATGTTAGTGGTATTCGGCCGAAGGACTTACACCAAGGTGAACGTTTTGATATTGTTCAGAAGGAAGTAGCAGACATCCTCAAAGACCGGATTCTAGTAGGACATGCAATAAGAAATGATCTCAAAGTTTTGTTTCTAGGTCATCCTAGGAAGTCTATTCGCGACACTTCCAGATTCAGAGTTTTTCGTGAAGTATCAAAAGGTAGTACTCCAAGTTTGCGTAAATTATCAGAAGAATTGTTAGGTGTTAAGATACAGGAAGGAGAACATGATTCGGTAGTGGATGCACGAGCGGCAATGCAATTGTATCTGATGTATAGGAAGGAATGGGAGAAGAGCCTGCATAATAAACGTAAGACAACTGGGAAGTCACCATAG